ACCCGCAGTGCCCCCTCGCCGTGTGCGCCCAGCTCTTCGGGTGCCTGCGGGTAGCGGCGCGGGTCGAAGATCGCCGCAAAGGCGGCCACGGCGTCCAGCGAGGGCCCGGGGTAGGAGTCCCGCAGCCCCCGCCGCAAGGAGTCTAGGAAGGCCCCCCGCAGCCGCTGCAAGCCCCGCACCGCAGCCTCCGAGTAGCCCACCAGCTCCACGCCGCGGTAGGTACAGCGGCCACCGCCCAAGTCGGAGCTGGAGGACGCCAGCTCCTGCAGGAAGCCCTGGAGGCGCGCCCCACCCGAGCTGCGCAGGGCTTGGAGGGAGGTTGCGGCTGCCATCACCAGGGGTTGCAACAAGGCCAAGTCCGGCTCCTCTGGCTGCAGGACAAGGGTGAGCTTCTGCATGGATGGCAGTGTGTCCAGCAGCAGGTGCGTGAAGGCCACGAAGGTAAACTGGCGCAGGGCGAGGGCCAGTGCCCTCGCTGTaggggaggctggggcagaggcCTCCAGTGTGGGTACCAGGCAAGGCCAAGCCTCAGCCACTGCTTCCACAATAGGCAGCAAGGAGGCCCAGGGCACTGGGCGAGGTCCTGCCAAGTCAATAGCTGCAAGGTCCAGTGCTGCCCGCAGCTCAGGGACCATGTGGCAACTGGGGCCACCATGGAGGCGGAAGAGGGCATCCAGCACACTTTCATATTCACTTAGGTATGCAGGGGGCTCGGGATCTGTCCGGCCAGGGAGGCAGTGTAGTTCGGTGAGCAGTGGGCAGACAGCCCGGAGTTGTGGGCCCACACGCCCAAGGCGGTTGCTGGAGAGGCTAGAGCTAAGCCAGGCCAGCTTGGGTGCAGATACACCGAAGGCCTGCAGGATGTCTAGGAGTCGGCCAGCGGTGGCCTCACCCTCCTGTAGGTCCACACTGCCCAGGAAGGTGGTAGCAGGCTGGCCATCACAGGGGGACACCGAAGTGGCAAACAAGGCCAGACTGTGGGACTCGGGCCAGTCCCTGGTCTCGTCCAACACCAGCCCCACATACGGGGATGCCTTCAGGCGCTGGCAGGCCTCCGTGTGCAAGACACTGGCAATGGCCACCTGGGACagccagggagagaaaggaagggacagagttAGGCTTGTCCTGAGAAGGGGAGGCAGCAGtactggggacagagagggcacAGACCTTGGGGACAGACTAATCCTAGCTTTGcacactggctgtgtgaccttgggcaagtcgttttacctctctgagcctcagtttcctcaactctgAAATTGGGCCACTGCCTGCTTCTAAGCTCCTTAAAAGGTTGTTGTCAGTTACAAATGTTGCTATGCTTGTAAGTGTAACCAGAAAGTTCTTTAGGAACCATAAAGCAGTTTGTGTGTGCTTAGAAGGCATTGCCCCAGTCTGCCTTATTCCTGGGAGGCTCCCTCCACCCTGCTGCTTAGGGATTAACTGATAGACACGTCCCCGCCCAGTTACATAGAACCCCAACTGTGTGCTCAGTTTGTCTGTCTGTCATCACTCTGTAGGATGAGATAGAACTCCCCCGCCCTCACTCCAGCCCCTAGGACCCACACAACTGGTACCTAGGACAGAGCCAACTTGCATGCCCCCCGGGGCCACATGGGTGGTACTGGGCTTGAAGTGGGCCAGGGACACACCCAAGGGAATGGAGAAGCCCCGGGTCTGCTCTTCATGCCCTGAGAGCTTCAGAAGTCACAAATCCACATTTTTATGTGTAATCtctcactttttccccccttaactTGGAAACTAATTTAAGTTTTCCAAAAGCACTgtgaaaatcaacaaaataaatctGTGGGCTGATGGAGGCTCCACGCTACCAGCTTGCAACCTCTGGCCTAGGAAGCGAGGGAAAACCTCTGTGCCCCCGAGGACAGGGCCTGGTCTGGACTCTTCGAGGCTGTGCCCCCAGCAGctggcctggggcctggcacaTGATATGCCTCAGTGAAAGGTTCTGCTGGGTGAAGGTATGAATGAAGTGCTTTGGCTATTGCCTAGGGGCCTGGCACGCTGGCGCTGTGCCCAGACAGCTCAATGTCCTCCCTCCTCaagccctcccccacacctctgGCTGCCACCCACCTGCATGTCCCTCACCCTCCTGGGGCTGTAGTAGTCGCCATGCTCCGTGCCCAGCAGCGCCTGGCACAGGTTGAACCTCTGCAGCTCAAGCAGGGCAGAGCAGCGGTCGTCGGGCACGTCCTCCTTGGCCATGCAGTACACCGTGGTCAGCACCGCCACTTTGGCCGGGTCCACCTCCACCTTGACGCTCGCCGAGGTGGGTGTGGTCGCGAGGTCTGGGtaggcccctcctccctcagcgtGGCCCTCGAAAGTGGGCTGGCCCCGgttgacagccagagcctggcgGTGGGCCCCCGAGGTCACGTGGCGCAGCAGGGCATGGCACTGGAAGTTGTCGGTGCCCACAGTGAAGGCGTTCTCGGCTTTGCCGTGCTTGTTCCGCACCAGGGCCTGGCGACACTCGAGACAAAACATCAGCTTCCGCTCGTAGTCGAAGTCCAGCCAGGGGAACTCCTCTTTCCAATGTTCGTTGAAGTAACGTCTGCACTTCTTGTTGGAGTTGGAGGCCTCTCCGGCTGGTTTCTTCCCCGGGGGTACCATTCCTGCTCGAGGGGCAGGgcacccccgacccccacccaAATGCACTGGTCCCACAGACTCCCCCCACACACAGCGGCACCTCCCTTGACAATGGAAAttggtggggaggcaggagggcggCAGTGCGCCAGGCTAATGGGGACCATCCATCTAACTTAGCCGGGAACGTTCATTCCCTCTCTGCCGGTAGGAGACTGGAGATGAAAGAGACAAGGGAGAGGCGTTAGGCGTTAGGTGGAAGGGCACCTAATGGGGAAGGGCTACCGGGAATGGGTGGGCTCATGCAAAGGGCCATAGAATGTTATCCAAAGTGGGGGAAGTTTGGGTGTCCCAGCCCACTCTGAGGGTCTCCCTCCATCCAGGACGAGGTGCTGACTAACTCTGACTGCTGGAGCATGTCAGAACTCAGCTCTGGTggtacgcct
The genomic region above belongs to Suricata suricatta isolate VVHF042 chromosome 17, meerkat_22Aug2017_6uvM2_HiC, whole genome shotgun sequence and contains:
- the C17H17orf113 gene encoding transmembrane protein C17orf113 homolog; translation: MVPPGKKPAGEASNSNKKCRRYFNEHWKEEFPWLDFDYERKLMFCLECRQALVRNKHGKAENAFTVGTDNFQCHALLRHVTSGAHRQALAVNRGQPTFEGHAEGGGAYPDLATTPTSASVKVEVDPAKVAVLTTVYCMAKEDVPDDRCSALLELQRFNLCQALLGTEHGDYYSPRRVRDMQVAIASVLHTEACQRLKASPYVGLVLDETRDWPESHSLALFATSVSPCDGQPATTFLGSVDLQEGEATAGRLLDILQAFGVSAPKLAWLSSSLSSNRLGRVGPQLRAVCPLLTELHCLPGRTDPEPPAYLSEYESVLDALFRLHGGPSCHMVPELRAALDLAAIDLAGPRPVPWASLLPIVEAVAEAWPCLVPTLEASAPASPTARALALALRQFTFVAFTHLLLDTLPSMQKLTLVLQPEEPDLALLQPLVMAAATSLQALRSSGGARLQGFLQELASSSSDLGGGRCTYRGVELVGYSEAAVRGLQRLRGAFLDSLRRGLRDSYPGPSLDAVAAFAAIFDPRRYPQAPEELGAHGEGALRVLLRAFAPAVVRQRALGDFALFKRVVSSLRRLGPRALCAKLACSRSELHELFPDFAALAALALALPAGASLLDKVGRSRELRWWGQSGAGESRGGPAVKIAVDGPPLHEFDFALAVEFLETGWAEGLLGSQLT